In one window of Verrucomicrobiia bacterium DNA:
- a CDS encoding glycosyltransferase family 4 protein, with amino-acid sequence MKRIFFIANGVFGGHIAGGDIHFWEMARALIRQGFEVHLLGGKILQNHLQQWRLPLQLHFTEDEPVTNLSDETLSGQIKLFQIYVKRCWKSLEILQQEAQTEDVIYAVSDFWFDVWPMVKCRAKFKVGVWHMQCPGLREIIFRQRADVSWVRLPSLHYWLSQSLALRWIKKCPYKKIFYLHPSMKQPLLKLGYNENEISPISYGVDVVTAQKVEEVKKEYDVIWLGRVHRQKGIDDIIPALKYLAERVPNFKAVVVGKIKEYLLPLLSQELVDKVFFPGFVSEEEKFRLLKASRVFLMPSRHEGSPRVMAEALLCGNRVVAYEVETYPGVFHDWIQYVTKFDLALFQKEIERQIIQSRANERVINSFDLNRFEKENAWEATGNHFVTEIKKLIHES; translated from the coding sequence TTGAAGAGAATTTTTTTTATAGCGAATGGCGTATTTGGCGGGCACATCGCTGGTGGGGATATCCATTTTTGGGAAATGGCCCGGGCGTTAATTCGACAGGGTTTTGAAGTGCATTTGTTAGGAGGTAAAATATTGCAAAACCATCTTCAGCAGTGGCGGCTACCTCTTCAATTGCATTTCACAGAAGACGAACCCGTGACAAATTTGAGTGATGAAACATTATCCGGGCAAATTAAATTATTTCAAATTTATGTTAAACGATGTTGGAAATCTTTAGAGATTCTTCAGCAAGAAGCACAAACAGAAGACGTAATTTATGCGGTATCAGATTTTTGGTTTGATGTTTGGCCTATGGTAAAGTGTCGAGCAAAGTTTAAAGTAGGAGTTTGGCATATGCAATGTCCTGGTTTGCGAGAAATTATTTTTCGCCAGCGAGCGGATGTTTCTTGGGTGCGTTTACCTTCTTTACATTACTGGTTGAGCCAATCGCTTGCTTTGCGTTGGATTAAAAAATGTCCTTATAAAAAAATATTTTATTTGCATCCTAGCATGAAACAACCATTGTTGAAATTAGGGTATAATGAGAATGAAATAAGTCCTATTTCTTATGGGGTGGATGTGGTAACGGCGCAAAAGGTTGAGGAGGTTAAAAAGGAATATGATGTGATTTGGCTGGGTCGTGTGCATCGGCAAAAAGGAATCGATGATATTATTCCTGCTTTGAAATATTTAGCAGAGCGAGTGCCGAATTTTAAAGCGGTTGTTGTCGGAAAAATTAAAGAGTATTTGCTGCCTTTACTTAGTCAAGAGCTAGTGGATAAAGTTTTTTTCCCGGGTTTTGTTTCAGAAGAAGAAAAATTTCGTCTTTTAAAAGCGAGTCGCGTCTTTTTAATGCCGAGTCGGCATGAGGGTTCTCCTCGTGTCATGGCAGAAGCTTTATTGTGTGGAAATCGAGTGGTGGCTTATGAGGTAGAAACTTATCCTGGAGTATTTCATGATTGGATTCAATACGTGACTAAATTTGATTTGGCTTTATTTCAGAAGGAAATTGAACGTCAAATCATTCAATCTCGTGCTAACGAAAGAGTCATCAATAGTTTTGATTTAAATCGATTCGAAAAAGAGAATGCTTGGGAAGCAACGGGAAATCATTTTGTGACGGAAATTAAGAAGCTTATTCATGAATCATAA
- a CDS encoding cation:proton antiporter yields the protein MTLGKFSATFFLQMFFILVVCRLVGKLAQRYLGQPQVVGEMIAGVLMGPSFFGLFFPHVHAYLFPKESLKILYVGAQLGVGLYMFLVGAEFRAEFFRERAKSAASVSIAGMVTPFVLGAGLAFFLIKVPGLFSQRATLLEIILFLGAAMSITAFPMLARIIYERGLSGTTLGALALAAGAIDDAVAWCVLAIVLASFGAGASVAIIAIVGGLGYALIMIFCFRKWLMPLGGWVEREGRLGTDVLAIVLMLFMLGAWVTDTIGIHAVFGGFLLGIAMPRGFFAQELRRQLEPFTVVFLLPMFFTFSGLNTRLDMVNNLPFLLIAIGIFWASCLGKGVACWAAARFHGEDNRTALAVGALMNSRGLMELIIVNIGLQHGVIQPALFSMMVLMAIVTTLMATPVFEWVYGRHIKKQEIVKELDLETELI from the coding sequence ATGACTCTAGGAAAATTTTCTGCCACATTTTTTCTGCAGATGTTTTTTATTTTAGTGGTATGTCGTTTGGTGGGAAAATTGGCGCAACGTTATTTGGGGCAGCCGCAGGTGGTGGGGGAAATGATTGCGGGTGTTCTTATGGGGCCATCTTTTTTCGGTCTATTTTTTCCGCACGTGCATGCTTATCTTTTTCCTAAGGAATCTTTGAAAATTTTATATGTAGGCGCTCAGTTGGGAGTGGGTTTGTATATGTTTTTAGTGGGGGCGGAGTTTCGTGCGGAATTTTTTCGGGAGCGGGCGAAAAGTGCTGCTAGTGTTTCGATTGCAGGCATGGTGACACCCTTTGTTCTTGGTGCGGGGTTAGCATTTTTTTTGATTAAGGTGCCGGGTTTATTTTCGCAACGGGCAACGTTGCTGGAGATAATTTTATTTTTAGGAGCTGCTATGTCGATTACGGCTTTTCCGATGTTAGCACGAATTATTTATGAGCGTGGACTTTCGGGAACTACTTTGGGCGCGTTGGCTTTAGCAGCTGGTGCGATTGACGATGCAGTGGCTTGGTGTGTTTTGGCGATTGTTTTGGCCAGCTTTGGAGCGGGGGCCAGTGTGGCCATTATCGCAATAGTTGGCGGCTTGGGTTATGCGTTGATTATGATTTTTTGTTTTAGGAAGTGGTTGATGCCTTTGGGTGGATGGGTGGAAAGGGAGGGACGACTAGGAACGGATGTTTTGGCGATAGTTTTGATGTTATTTATGTTGGGGGCGTGGGTCACAGATACTATCGGAATCCATGCGGTGTTTGGCGGTTTTCTTCTGGGAATTGCTATGCCAAGAGGGTTTTTTGCTCAAGAGTTGCGACGGCAATTGGAACCTTTTACGGTAGTTTTTTTGTTGCCGATGTTTTTTACTTTTTCGGGACTCAATACGCGTTTGGATATGGTCAATAACCTACCATTTCTTCTGATTGCAATAGGTATTTTTTGGGCATCGTGTTTGGGAAAGGGTGTGGCATGTTGGGCGGCAGCGCGATTTCATGGCGAGGATAATCGAACGGCATTGGCGGTAGGAGCTTTGATGAATTCAAGAGGTTTGATGGAGTTAATTATTGTTAATATTGGTTTGCAACATGGGGTAATTCAGCCTGCTTTATTTTCGATGATGGTATTGATGGCGATTGTGACAACGTTGATGGCTACACCTGTTTTTGAATGGGTTTATGGTCGACACATAAAAAAGCAAGAGATTGTGAAGGAGTTGGATTTAGAGACTGAATTAATTTGA
- a CDS encoding glycosyltransferase — protein sequence MQLLILIPAYNEAQRIGKMLTQYISYFRQKIPAQFEVLVVLNGCVDNTREIVEQHQTQFSEIQWVEFPKPIGKGGALIEGLKEQHRCEFIGYVDADGATPPEAFYDLFLACQNVDAVIGSRWVKGAKILKLQSKRRRFASRCFHYIVRLLFQLKVKDTQCGAKVLRSSAVATVQKQLLISDMAFDVNLLFALKQAGYSTREIPTTWTDQSGSTVHLARTSLSMLLSIIRLRLLYSPARYLFPYFTSLERWIYKRFYR from the coding sequence ATGCAGCTCCTCATTCTTATTCCAGCTTACAATGAAGCCCAGCGCATTGGCAAAATGTTAACGCAATACATTTCCTACTTTCGACAAAAAATACCAGCTCAATTTGAAGTCTTAGTCGTTTTGAATGGGTGCGTTGATAACACTCGCGAGATCGTAGAACAACATCAAACCCAATTTTCCGAAATTCAATGGGTAGAATTCCCTAAACCGATCGGAAAAGGTGGCGCTTTGATCGAAGGACTCAAAGAACAACATCGCTGCGAATTTATCGGTTATGTTGACGCAGATGGCGCAACTCCACCCGAAGCCTTTTACGATCTTTTCTTAGCCTGCCAAAATGTCGATGCCGTCATTGGTTCGCGATGGGTAAAGGGTGCGAAAATTTTAAAACTTCAATCCAAACGAAGACGATTTGCCAGTCGTTGCTTTCATTATATTGTCAGACTTCTTTTCCAACTCAAAGTCAAAGACACACAATGCGGAGCTAAAGTTTTAAGAAGTTCAGCCGTCGCAACCGTGCAAAAACAACTTCTCATCTCCGACATGGCTTTTGACGTCAATTTACTCTTCGCCTTAAAACAAGCGGGTTATTCCACTCGCGAAATTCCTACTACATGGACCGATCAAAGTGGTTCCACTGTTCATCTCGCTCGCACCTCTCTTTCCATGTTGCTTTCCATCATTCGTCTTCGACTCCTTTACTCCCCCGCGCGCTATCTTTTTCCTTATTTTACATCTTTGGAGCGCTGGATTTACAAACGTTTTTATCGTTAG
- a CDS encoding cation:proton antiporter has translation MHDIPLITTIAVAVTAALVLGILTQRLGLSPIVGYLLAGVLIGPYTPGFEADFDLAQQLAEVGVILLMFGVGLQFHWKDLLAVKAIAIPGALLQSAIATGVCTWFLWLWNWKWQEGMVLGLAVSVASTVVLVRVLMDSDLLQTVHGHVAVGWLVVEDILTVVILLMLPVLGEMGMVKTIGSENNLWRELGVTLGKFLLLVIIIAVVGRRFIPWVLVRVAKLRSRELFTLTVLVMAIAFAAGAAKGFGVSLALGAFLAGMLVGQSPLSHQAAADALPLRDAFSVLFFVSVGMLFDPMFVIREPVLVCAVLGVILVVKPLVAWILVLSFGYSLRTALTVALGLAQIGEFSFILAELALRVGLLPEQGRHVLVASAIFSIVINPLWFRGLNRWEKFFQNRPKLLSCFQRGKFRYETPPFFETDEKEILAIIVGYGPVGQAVETMLYESGLKTVIIELNPDTVRALRGKGKQAIYGDASRREILQAAGVEKAKYLVVTLPHSFNRLPLVVMARQQNSELKILVRARYLAEEEELKQVGATTICIEEKEAAIKLGKMIAEEIHANKF, from the coding sequence ATGCATGATATTCCTTTAATTACGACTATTGCAGTGGCGGTTACGGCGGCTTTGGTTTTAGGAATTTTGACGCAACGGCTTGGTTTGTCACCGATAGTGGGTTATTTATTAGCGGGCGTTTTGATTGGTCCTTATACACCTGGTTTTGAAGCTGATTTCGATTTGGCACAACAGTTAGCAGAGGTAGGCGTTATTTTACTGATGTTTGGAGTTGGGTTGCAATTTCATTGGAAGGATTTATTGGCAGTGAAGGCGATTGCGATTCCGGGCGCTTTGTTGCAGAGCGCGATAGCGACAGGGGTTTGTACTTGGTTTTTATGGTTGTGGAACTGGAAGTGGCAAGAGGGAATGGTTTTGGGGCTGGCAGTTTCTGTGGCGAGCACGGTGGTTTTAGTTCGCGTGTTAATGGATTCGGATCTTTTGCAAACGGTTCATGGTCATGTAGCGGTGGGATGGTTGGTGGTGGAAGATATTTTAACAGTAGTCATTTTACTTATGTTGCCGGTGTTAGGCGAGATGGGAATGGTTAAAACCATAGGTTCAGAGAACAATTTGTGGCGCGAGTTGGGTGTCACGTTGGGTAAATTTTTGTTGTTAGTCATCATTATTGCAGTTGTGGGACGTCGTTTTATACCGTGGGTTTTAGTGCGAGTGGCAAAATTGCGATCGCGCGAATTGTTTACTTTAACGGTTTTGGTGATGGCAATTGCGTTTGCAGCGGGTGCTGCGAAAGGGTTTGGCGTTTCTTTGGCTTTGGGCGCTTTTTTGGCGGGTATGCTGGTGGGGCAATCGCCTTTGAGTCATCAGGCGGCGGCGGATGCTTTGCCGTTGCGTGACGCGTTTTCTGTTTTGTTTTTTGTTTCAGTGGGGATGTTATTTGACCCCATGTTTGTGATCCGAGAACCGGTTTTGGTGTGTGCGGTTTTGGGAGTGATTTTGGTTGTTAAACCCTTGGTTGCGTGGATTTTGGTTTTGAGTTTTGGTTATTCATTGCGAACGGCGTTGACGGTAGCTTTGGGTCTGGCGCAGATTGGTGAGTTTTCTTTTATCTTGGCTGAATTGGCTTTGCGCGTTGGTCTTTTGCCAGAACAAGGAAGGCATGTTTTGGTTGCAAGCGCCATTTTTTCTATTGTGATTAATCCTTTATGGTTTCGTGGATTAAATCGATGGGAAAAATTTTTCCAGAATCGCCCAAAATTATTGAGTTGCTTTCAAAGGGGAAAGTTTCGTTATGAGACGCCTCCTTTTTTTGAAACAGACGAAAAAGAAATTTTGGCTATTATCGTAGGCTATGGGCCTGTGGGGCAAGCCGTTGAGACGATGTTGTATGAGAGTGGTTTAAAAACAGTGATCATAGAGTTAAATCCTGACACGGTTCGAGCTTTGCGAGGGAAAGGAAAACAAGCGATTTACGGGGATGCTTCGCGTCGAGAAATTTTGCAGGCGGCGGGTGTAGAGAAAGCGAAATATTTGGTGGTGACGTTGCCGCATTCTTTTAATCGGTTGCCTTTGGTAGTAATGGCGCGACAACAAAATTCCGAACTTAAAATTTTGGTTCGCGCGCGCTATTTAGCAGAAGAGGAAGAGTTGAAGCAGGTGGGTGCAACGACGATTTGTATTGAGGAAAAAGAGGCAGCGATTAAGTTGGGCAAGATGATAGCTGAAGAAATTCATGCTAATAAATTTTGA
- a CDS encoding efflux RND transporter permease subunit: protein MSFSEAQKDWGSSSVGQSKGVGIADLCIKRPVFATMINLFLVVLGWFSFHELGVDQYPNVELPIITVTTTLRGASSEEMETSVTKPLEEIINTIQGIDELSSVTTEGVSRITIQFVLERDRDVASQDVRDKVNTILSTLPEGTESPIIDKFDLDAVPVISISISAPRDLKEISYIADKSIKQNLETVPDVGSVGMVGTRTRAVQVSVDIEKLRAYNLTIEEVRQALESQNLEVPGGRLNQRPRELVVRTLGRMQSVEDFNDLIVANFGGQPVFLKDVAKVEDSVEEPRSLSELNGENCVTLVVRKQSGSNTVKVIDAVKERLQELKAVVPNDFNMKVIRDQSRFIKRSLEEVNFHLLLGAVLVALTTFFFMHDWRGTVIACIAIPASIVATFVLMRAMGYTLNNFTMLGLVFAVGIVIDDAIVILENIHRTMEEKGWDGKRAASYATREIALAVMATTLSLVVIFLPLAFMKGRVGMFFSSYGVTVAFAILVSLFVSFTLTPMLSSRFLKHSSNEKEREKKAHGGRFMQGISKRYLGLLKWSLHHRWIIMLAAGLCFASILLLGKWTRFTFIPQDDSSEFEISLQTPEGSDLQKSTEIGEQIVEQLKKLRMNGEPVVIETLVTIGDVSGRLGKGEGDVTQASIYCRLPELGGLWSKILGKTRRWTQAQAMGMARRILSQFPDVRSSVQYISNIGGGGRNGDIQFNLLGPDLGQLSFYSSQIISRLRERSGFVDVDSTLADRKPELRVNIDRTKASQFGLQVQDIADVFRALVGGEIVGTFRENDDLYDVWLRADPRDRSTQEALENMTLRLPSENGGGLVQMANLVQFQEARGPNQIDRFQRQRKVTIVANLVDKALGDAIAEVRQVVEDLHLKPGYTITFTGRAKTLQETGQNFVIAFGLAMVFMYMILAAQFENFVHPISILLAVPLSLPFALFTMIVLNEPLNIYAIFGLFMLFGIVKKNGILQIDYTNTLRERGLDRETAILEANRARLRPILMTTMMLVASMIPIALGQGPGAAGRASMAKVIIGGQMLCLLLSLLVTPISYSIFDDWSRWRFLRKKHSMS from the coding sequence ATGAGTTTTTCTGAGGCTCAAAAGGATTGGGGTTCCTCTTCAGTTGGCCAAAGTAAAGGGGTTGGCATTGCAGATCTTTGTATTAAAAGACCGGTATTTGCTACAATGATTAATTTATTTTTGGTGGTATTGGGATGGTTTTCTTTTCATGAGTTGGGTGTGGATCAATATCCGAATGTTGAGTTGCCTATTATTACGGTAACAACAACCTTGCGGGGTGCTTCTTCAGAAGAGATGGAAACCAGTGTGACAAAACCTTTGGAGGAAATTATTAATACGATTCAAGGGATTGATGAATTGAGTAGTGTGACGACAGAGGGTGTTTCACGGATTACGATTCAATTTGTTTTAGAGCGTGATCGGGATGTCGCTTCTCAAGATGTGCGGGATAAGGTCAATACTATTTTATCAACTTTGCCTGAGGGAACAGAGTCTCCTATTATTGATAAGTTTGATTTGGATGCGGTACCTGTGATTTCGATCAGTATTAGTGCGCCACGCGATTTAAAAGAAATTAGTTATATTGCTGATAAATCTATTAAACAAAATTTGGAGACGGTACCCGATGTGGGATCGGTAGGTATGGTAGGAACTCGCACTCGAGCTGTGCAAGTATCAGTCGATATTGAAAAATTGCGCGCTTATAATTTGACGATTGAGGAGGTGCGTCAAGCGCTGGAGAGCCAAAATCTTGAGGTGCCGGGAGGGCGTTTGAATCAAAGACCACGCGAGTTGGTAGTGCGAACGCTGGGACGCATGCAATCGGTGGAGGATTTTAATGATTTGATTGTGGCTAATTTTGGGGGGCAACCTGTTTTTTTAAAAGATGTGGCAAAGGTAGAAGATTCTGTGGAGGAGCCGCGGTCATTATCTGAATTAAATGGTGAAAATTGTGTGACTTTGGTGGTGCGCAAACAGTCAGGAAGTAATACGGTCAAGGTGATTGATGCGGTAAAAGAGCGGTTGCAAGAATTGAAGGCCGTGGTGCCGAATGATTTTAATATGAAAGTGATACGGGACCAATCCCGTTTTATTAAGCGTTCTCTAGAGGAGGTAAATTTTCATTTGTTATTGGGCGCTGTGTTGGTGGCTTTAACGACTTTTTTCTTTATGCACGATTGGCGAGGAACGGTTATTGCTTGTATTGCGATTCCAGCTTCAATTGTTGCCACTTTTGTTTTGATGAGAGCGATGGGCTATACCTTAAATAATTTTACGATGTTGGGATTGGTATTTGCAGTGGGAATTGTAATCGATGATGCGATTGTTATTTTGGAAAATATTCATCGCACGATGGAAGAAAAGGGGTGGGATGGTAAAAGGGCGGCGAGTTATGCCACACGGGAAATTGCTTTAGCTGTTATGGCTACCACTTTATCTTTGGTTGTCATTTTTTTGCCTTTAGCCTTTATGAAGGGTCGTGTGGGCATGTTTTTTTCAAGTTATGGTGTTACGGTTGCTTTTGCGATTTTGGTTTCGCTTTTTGTTTCTTTTACTTTAACGCCTATGTTGTCTTCGCGTTTTCTTAAGCATAGTAGTAATGAAAAAGAGCGAGAAAAGAAGGCGCATGGAGGACGGTTCATGCAGGGAATATCAAAACGTTATTTGGGTTTGCTAAAATGGAGTTTGCATCATCGTTGGATAATCATGCTTGCGGCGGGTTTGTGTTTTGCTTCCATTTTACTGCTCGGAAAGTGGACGCGCTTTACTTTTATTCCACAGGATGATTCGAGTGAGTTTGAAATTTCGCTACAAACTCCGGAAGGTTCCGATTTGCAAAAGAGCACGGAAATTGGTGAGCAAATTGTTGAGCAGTTAAAAAAACTTCGTATGAATGGTGAGCCCGTTGTTATCGAGACATTGGTTACCATTGGCGATGTTTCGGGGCGGTTGGGTAAAGGGGAGGGTGATGTGACTCAAGCTTCTATTTATTGCCGTTTGCCAGAGTTGGGCGGGTTGTGGTCAAAAATTTTAGGAAAAACGCGGCGTTGGACACAAGCGCAAGCGATGGGGATGGCGCGTCGTATTTTGTCTCAATTTCCTGATGTTCGTTCTTCAGTGCAATACATTTCGAATATTGGAGGGGGAGGAAGGAACGGAGATATTCAATTTAATTTGTTGGGTCCCGATTTGGGTCAGCTTTCTTTTTATTCTTCCCAAATTATTAGTCGGTTGCGGGAAAGGTCGGGTTTTGTAGATGTGGACTCAACGTTGGCGGACCGAAAACCGGAGTTGCGAGTTAATATCGATCGAACTAAAGCCAGTCAATTTGGCTTGCAGGTGCAAGATATTGCCGATGTTTTTCGAGCTTTAGTGGGAGGAGAGATTGTTGGGACATTTCGAGAAAACGATGATTTATATGATGTCTGGCTTCGTGCGGATCCCAGGGATCGTAGCACTCAGGAGGCGTTAGAAAATATGACGTTGCGTCTTCCATCAGAAAATGGAGGGGGTTTGGTGCAAATGGCAAATTTGGTGCAATTTCAGGAGGCGCGAGGGCCTAATCAAATTGATCGTTTTCAACGGCAACGCAAAGTTACGATCGTGGCAAATTTGGTGGATAAAGCTTTAGGTGATGCAATTGCAGAGGTTCGACAAGTCGTAGAGGATTTGCATTTGAAGCCGGGCTATACGATTACCTTTACAGGGCGCGCTAAAACTCTGCAGGAGACAGGGCAAAATTTTGTTATCGCTTTTGGTTTGGCTATGGTTTTCATGTATATGATTCTTGCAGCGCAATTTGAAAATTTTGTTCATCCTATTTCTATTCTTTTAGCAGTTCCACTTTCGTTGCCTTTTGCCTTATTCACCATGATTGTTTTAAATGAGCCGCTTAATATTTATGCTATTTTTGGTTTATTTATGTTATTTGGAATTGTGAAAAAAAATGGGATTTTGCAAATTGATTACACCAATACCTTACGCGAACGAGGATTAGATCGTGAGACAGCTATTTTGGAGGCGAATCGAGCGCGTTTGCGTCCTATTTTGATGACTACGATGATGTTAGTGGCATCGATGATACCTATTGCTTTAGGACAGGGACCTGGGGCTGCAGGTCGTGCTTCTATGGCTAAGGTGATTATTGGTGGGCAGATGCTTTGTTTGTTACTTTCGCTTTTAGTAACACCCATTAGCTATTCTATTTTCGATGATTGGAGTCGATGGCGGTTTTTGAGAAAAAAACATTCGATGTCTTAA
- a CDS encoding glycosyltransferase family 2 protein: MVSYPKISIVMPTRNAGKIIGNCLASLCQQSYPRECYEILVVDGHSTDDTRKVAESYGAKVFDDKGWSLEDAKRQALEQATGDYVLFLDADNELAHSDYLELAVRALENHQEAFGVEAYYFDSPKMTSLCAYLTQLLHISDPMCWIMSVKPVFLGKEGEVERWTMPQGSLAYPLGSNGFLCRRKDLVQVKAEQLFSDTQVAMLLFQSGKRSWLRIQGRGVHHYYAMTLYEFWRKRVRATCNFFKIFKQFRFSWTEKKPRVPSWLGCLYCLTVIGPVFHAWQGWRKTKDLRWWWHPLASWVSLAGLLYGVLLHWMQGEKEDLVASWQPVQSLEKK; encoded by the coding sequence ATGGTTTCTTATCCGAAGATTAGTATTGTCATGCCAACGCGTAATGCTGGAAAAATTATTGGCAATTGTTTAGCTTCCCTTTGTCAGCAGAGTTATCCTCGGGAATGTTATGAAATTTTAGTTGTTGATGGGCATTCTACAGATGATACTCGCAAAGTAGCCGAAAGTTATGGTGCTAAAGTTTTTGATGACAAGGGATGGAGTCTGGAAGATGCCAAACGCCAAGCTTTAGAACAAGCAACTGGTGATTATGTTTTATTTTTAGATGCGGATAATGAATTGGCTCATTCAGATTACTTAGAATTAGCCGTGCGTGCTTTAGAAAATCATCAGGAGGCGTTTGGAGTTGAAGCCTATTATTTTGATTCACCTAAAATGACATCACTTTGCGCTTATTTAACACAACTATTGCACATTAGCGATCCGATGTGCTGGATTATGAGTGTAAAGCCAGTGTTTCTAGGCAAAGAAGGTGAAGTGGAGCGCTGGACAATGCCCCAAGGAAGTTTGGCTTATCCCTTAGGTTCGAATGGGTTTCTTTGTCGAAGAAAAGATTTGGTTCAGGTCAAAGCAGAGCAGCTTTTTTCTGATACTCAAGTGGCCATGCTTTTATTTCAGTCAGGTAAACGTTCTTGGTTAAGAATTCAAGGCCGTGGAGTGCATCATTATTATGCGATGACTTTATATGAGTTTTGGCGAAAACGGGTAAGAGCCACTTGTAATTTTTTTAAAATCTTCAAGCAGTTTAGATTTAGTTGGACTGAAAAAAAACCACGAGTGCCATCTTGGTTAGGGTGTCTCTATTGCTTGACAGTTATAGGGCCTGTTTTTCATGCGTGGCAAGGTTGGAGAAAGACAAAAGATTTACGCTGGTGGTGGCATCCTTTAGCCAGTTGGGTTTCTTTAGCGGGTTTGTTATATGGAGTTTTGCTTCATTGGATGCAGGGTGAAAAAGAGGATTTAGTGGCGAGTTGGCAACCCGTGCAATCATTAGAGAAAAAATAA
- a CDS encoding glycosyltransferase family 9 protein, whose product MEKISKSFSHIAVLVAGGIGDGLMFTPALRLLKETYPHLKIDVICRKAGVKGIFENNPLVNQVSSLEISDVSIWKLVKQVPFVLKQIFSLRKKVYDAVVVSFPAYRREYSVLAFLLKSSFRIGHRYRNGFFSQFHWLYHHQEWVDESQHNVINNLNLLRVLGIDWQTKKNVQSLCYDLFLSNESSQKAELLLKNEPEKKWIGLHPGSTGSPIALMKRWPTERWCELTQKLVNQNYAVWIFGGKGEEDIARTIQSSVKGSVYSSAQLSFNQAATLVTKMKLMITVDNGFGHVAAALNCPLISLWGFTNPTWCRPWNPGKVKVIRKARWEPWFRYEFKTEAPKGLKSGMEEITTEDVISAIQDFMYNLE is encoded by the coding sequence ATGGAAAAAATCTCTAAATCTTTTTCGCACATTGCTGTTTTAGTGGCGGGTGGAATAGGTGATGGATTAATGTTTACGCCTGCTTTGCGTTTGTTGAAGGAAACTTATCCTCATTTGAAAATTGATGTGATTTGCCGAAAAGCAGGGGTTAAAGGGATTTTCGAAAATAACCCTTTGGTTAATCAGGTTAGTAGTTTGGAAATTTCGGATGTGAGTATTTGGAAACTTGTTAAACAAGTGCCCTTTGTGTTAAAGCAGATTTTTTCGCTTAGAAAAAAAGTTTATGATGCTGTGGTAGTAAGTTTTCCTGCTTACCGACGCGAATATAGCGTTTTGGCATTTTTACTAAAATCAAGTTTCAGGATTGGGCATCGCTATCGAAACGGATTTTTTTCACAGTTTCATTGGCTTTATCATCATCAAGAGTGGGTCGATGAGAGTCAGCATAACGTTATTAATAATTTGAATTTATTACGGGTTTTAGGAATTGATTGGCAGACCAAAAAGAATGTTCAGAGTTTGTGTTATGATTTATTTTTATCAAACGAATCTTCGCAAAAGGCTGAATTGCTTTTGAAAAATGAGCCCGAAAAAAAATGGATTGGGCTTCATCCAGGCTCGACTGGAAGCCCGATTGCTTTGATGAAACGATGGCCTACGGAGCGATGGTGTGAGTTAACGCAAAAATTAGTGAATCAGAATTATGCGGTATGGATTTTTGGAGGAAAGGGAGAAGAAGACATAGCACGAACGATTCAATCTTCTGTCAAAGGTTCGGTTTACTCTTCTGCTCAGCTTTCTTTTAATCAGGCGGCAACGCTCGTGACTAAAATGAAGTTGATGATTACGGTGGATAATGGTTTTGGGCATGTAGCTGCTGCATTGAATTGTCCTTTAATTTCGCTGTGGGGTTTTACCAATCCAACGTGGTGCCGCCCATGGAATCCAGGAAAAGTAAAAGTGATTCGTAAAGCACGTTGGGAACCATGGTTTCGTTATGAGTTTAAAACAGAAGCTCCGAAAGGATTGAAAAGTGGGATGGAAGAAATTACTACGGAAGATGTTATAAGTGCCATTCAAGATTTTATGTATAACCTTGAATGA